One window of the Oncorhynchus mykiss isolate Arlee chromosome 5, USDA_OmykA_1.1, whole genome shotgun sequence genome contains the following:
- the zgc:162472 gene encoding transcription factor TFIIIB component B'' homolog isoform X14: protein MLRRSRISVRPNVRPAGRGPAPASSQDTPPSQEAAVSQASEDLPQAGGQCVKDTTTTAVLEASTESTTPREDGKDPNGEASSSTPSAGLQRRKRFSVMPNLAKPRVAATPALTRSSPRTPKSPVRAGTETPAPTPEAPEAPSQTDSGPPQGMRSPRRRPSGGSRQAKGQPKPRPLSPASPGPTTTSLGNVAVENSSSSQQTLQAAGKDCIQSDLLKKTPIIKVPSTPLEMVPSSSLPDKEGISVSERAKTLVARSVSGGLTGLAPGKSRLSRFLNDPTDLQRLAKARKLRELLRQEMNKEKKRSKAKVCVSEYTLDPSKMTMRDLIYYLPDTNPMTSYLVEEQRENETVLPLTPPREESPERPPTPEAPAEIASQGDEDEDEDDDGVMVPRVKVAEDGSLIIDEESLTVEVLRQKGPNPADDRDPIFERGSTTTYSSFRKGTHVKPWSNKETDMFFLAISMVGTDFSMIGQLFPHRGRTEIKNKFKKEERANSWRIDKAFKEKRRLDHEFFTSLLEKILAAEAKRNKNNKSPTEKIRIKKKIKQKEKKAAKQLSDVEEEGLDAEMDTEEVEGEKENENVSNEGTTLSSAPTPKRKRKSRDGGGESSPEEAKDGKKKKIDLITSDQEEAGVPEDSEAGPPESSKQAEGPVEAAKGPVVIKPAQLSRGRSQRPLPNLGRKWGQRGPEPNTKPNVKDGATPTEEENTEEGLSEEQVDEDASPSVSQKEKKKAGKLSSSEGEEEEANDKPIKPTRYGRIPKKTQLLNYPAKEDGDSPSDSAPTPASDGSPSTMPKSKPATRRAKIKPGPALPGRMGQSTARKSKLVTLRASQSEDEDEDEEEGAWREEPQAEEDTHNPTSPEEENQAPAFIPMSLRSPQPVATEVEETMEEVKGLDISVNVPDVLGISHDAFCPDSSCERAQGGEMGTVPCEHQLDLLVDVIDFLSPDNTEVSEESYNEAARTLLAIGNLTHLSQAAEAFTAGADDIITEERSNEDQLYQMTPQPTDQSQTSTIPSESFRVTEASRIAEDSVPVASSTTASVPVTTTTASIPGSKITACVIITMATASVPVTTTTSSPPVTLTTTASVPVPQSSDTPTLETPPIEEGPLRQMEGTDIGHASKMESGSEVSEGSEQQTTSQSRRSHFPKVKPNLGRAARTTQPKQTTTTLSESPQTTTTLSEPPLEPMLNITTTSEPQPTMHITTEPPLPTESINTESETQPKQRTTTHSKPQTTTTHSKHQPTTNIIPHSEPLPIQKTRIAYSKSQPTLNTTTNTLSKQQSTQSTTKLSQPQPTPSLDQPSPVTFMPIVPESPLTSSEEVKGHDGRKGNTSLSAGGSQSGTSDSDQPKQTGPLTRRARLPKPKPNLGLTAKAATRSAVQVPESRPSPEVQTPEEADEVPMEIQQIHQVVPLCDIIDTTQEEIQQIHQVIPHPPIEGPLKQREGTDIGHASQVESGSEVSEDSEQQTTSQTRSHFPKVKPNLGWAARTTQPKQTTTTLSEPPLDSMLNIITTSEPQPSMIITIEPPLPTESINTESETQPKQRTTTHSKSQPTTNIIPHSGPQPSQRTRVAHSKPQPTLNTTTQSEPLQPTLNSTTNTLSKQQSTQSTSKLSQPHPTSSLEQPGPVTLRPRVLGSPLRSSGEVKGHDCFKENTSSSLSAGGSQSGTSDSDQPKQTGPLTRRARLPKPKPNLGCTTKATTRSAVQVPESSPSPEVQTPEEADEVPIEIQQIHQVFPLCDIIDTTQEEIQQIHQVIPHPPIEGPLRQREGTDIGHASQVESGSEVSEGSEQQTTSQTRRSHFPKVKPNLGRAARTTQTKHQQTTTTLSEPPQTTTTLSEPQPIQRTRVAHSKPQPALNTTTQSEPLQPTLNSTTNTLSKQQSTQNTTILSQPQPTSSLEQPGPVTLTPIVSESPLTSSEEVKGHDGRKGNTSLSAGGSQSGTSDSDQPKQTGPLTRRARLPKPKPNLGLTARAATRFAVQVPESRPSPEIQTPEEAVEVPMEIPQIHQVSPLCDIIDTTQEEMEQIHQVIPLTDVIDSTQGDMSVFTEGSIFSQQSDAVFIQHSETSVSTAPLDQAQSDPDEPIFILSLTEIPVLPTGEESGCTSQTLSEPFLFLPDAGAQLQQSSDIVAPGGGLEKGNAGVLCEVPEPMSVDEVLPQPSYTSIKEVESGSTAGPVGVCASAKPSEDSMADAETSEDTHPPKKRKAPERDRRVDKLQVRPNTAVRKQTSCSAPAKEAVSPITPDQTPSLTTTTLDTYHPTASSPLAQPGPSVTGTASRQGVADEPQQGTVGCFDRTETEHKPTGGEDNSSGAESQAARQITPLAMSGPLSRPGRRPRGFLSFMSNKNTSPVAAPPRGTRAAARRPQVNTTRPGGKRAAPAPSTTTRTMPSPSIMHYTTTPTRATRTTTKPDFSARVTQEKPSDALALHSDPQPSTSLCTTDTESFQVPAAQPSASPCVDSGSADEEPINVSQYFFSDIFTEVEENEG from the exons ATGCTTCGCAGATCCAGGATCAGTGTTCGCCCGAACGTCAGGCCAGCAGGCAGAGGGCCAGCACCAGCATCCTCCCAGGACACTCCACCTTCCCAGGAGGCTGCAGTCTCCCAGGCCTCCGAGGACCTTCCCCAGGCAGGGGGCCAGTGCGTGAAGGACACCACCACAACTGCAGTGCTAGAAGCCTCCACAGAGTCCACCACACCCAGAGA GGATGGAAAAGACCCAAATGGCGAGGCTTCCAGCAGCACCCCCTCTGCCGGTCTTCAAAGGAGGAAGCGGTTCTCTGTCATGCCAAACCTTGCCAAACCCCGGGTGGCCGCCACCCCAGCCCTCACCCGCTCCTCCCCCAGGACCCCCAAGTCCCCTGTAAGAGCGGGCACTGAGACTCCAGCTCCAACCCCTGAGGCTCCAGAGGCCCCCAGCCAGACAGATTCTGGACCCCCACAGGGCATGAGATCCCCAAGGCGGAGGCCCTCTGGAGGTAGTAGGCAGGCCAAAGGACAGCCCAAACCCAGGCCACTGTCCCCAGCTTCCCCAGGCCCTACAACAACCTCTCTGGGGAATGTGGCAGTGGAGAACTCATCCTCGTCACAACAGACCCTGCAGGCAGCAGGCAAAGACTGCATCCAATCAGATCTCCTGAAAAAAACACCAATCATTAAAGTTCCATCCACTCCGTTAGAGATGGTCCCATCGTCCTCCCTTCCAGACAAAGAGGGTATCTCAGTGTCAGAGAGAGCTAAGACTCTGGTCGCCAGGTCTGTGTCTGGTGGGCTCACCGGGCTGGCACCAGGGAAGTCCAGGCTTAGCAGGTTCCTGAATGACCCAACAGACCTACAGAGGCTGGCTAAGGCCCGGAAGCTCAGAGAGCTGCTGAGACAGGAGATGAACAAGGAGAAG AAACGGAGCAAAGCCAAGGTGTGTGTGAGCGAATACACACTAGATCCCTCTAAAATGACCATGAGAGATCTCATCTACTACCTGCCTGATACCAACCCCATGAC GTCTTATCTggtagaggaacagagggagaatGAGACTGTCCTCCCACTCACCCCACCAAGAGAAGA GTCACCTGAAAGACCCCCAACACCGGAGGCCCCAGCTGAGATAGCCAGCCAGGGAGATGAAGATGAAGATGAGGATGACGATGGGGTGATGGTCCCGCGGGTGAAGGTGGCAGAAGACGGCTCTCTGATCATCGATGAGGAGAG tttGACGGTGGAGGTCTTGAGGCAGAAAGGGCCCAACCCAGCTGATGATAGAGACCCCATCTTTGAGCGTGGCTCCACAACCACCTACTCGAGCTTCAGGAAGGGGACACACGTTAAGCCCTGGTCCAACAAAG AGACGGACATGTTCTTCCTGGCCATCAGTATGGTGGGAACAGACTTCTCCATGATTGGACAGCTGTTCCCTCACCGCGGTCGCACCGAGATCAAG AACAAGTtcaagaaagaggagagagcaaacagctggaggataGACAAGGCCTTCA aggaGAAACGCAGGCTGGACCATGAGTTCTTCACTAGTCTCCTGGAGAAGATCTTGGCTGCAGAGGCAAAGAGGAACAAAAATAACAAGTCCCCCACAGAGAAGATACGGATCAAGAAAAAAATCAAACAGAAAG AAAAGAAAGCAGCGAAGCAGCTGAGCGacgtagaggaggaggggttagacGCGGAGATGGAcacagaggaggtggagggagagaaggagaacgaGAACGTCTCTAACGAAGGGACCACGCTTTCTTCCGCTCCCACCCCTAAGAGAAAACGCAAAAGTAGGGATGGTGGAGGAGAGTCCTCTCCTGAAGAAGCAAAGGATGGAAAGAAAAAGAAGATTGACCTAATAACAAGTGATCAAG AAGAGGCTGGTGTACCTGAAGATTCTGAGGCAGGGCCTCCAGAGAG TTCAAAGCAGGCAGAAGGGCCTGTGGAAGCAGCCAAGGGACCTGTGGTGATCAAACCAGCCCAGTTGTCCCGTGGCCGATCCCAGAGACCTCTTCCTAACCTGGGTAGGAAGTGGGGCCAGAGGGGCCCCGAGCCCAATACCAAGCCTAACGTTAAAGATGGGGCCACACCTACAGAGGAGGAGAACACTGAAGAAGGGCTGTCTGAAGAACAG GTAGATGAAGATGCTTCCCCTTCAGTCAGTCAAAAGGAGAAGAAGAAAGCTGGTAAACTCTCTTCatctgagggagaggaggaagaagccAACGATAAACCCATCAAACCCACCAG GTATGGCAGAATACCCAAAAAGACACAGCTCTTGAATTACCCTGCAAAGGAGGATGGGGACTCGCCCTCAGACTCTGCCCCCACTCCCGCCTCAGACGGATCCCCCTCCACCATGCCCAAATCCAAACCAGCTACCAGGAGGGCCAAAATCAAACCTGGCCCAGCCCTGCCAGGTAGGATGGGCCAATCAACTGCTAGGAAATCCAAGCTGGTCACCCTCAGGGCATCCCAGTCTGAAgatgaggatgaagatgaggaagaaggagcatggagagaggagccgcAGGCCGAGGAGGACACCCACAATCCCACAAGCCCAGAGGAGGAGAATCAGGCACCTGCGTTCATCCCCATGAGCCTTCGCTCGCCACAACCTGTCGCCACAGAGGTTGAGGAGACCATGGAGGAGGTGAAAGGG CTCGATATCTCCGTCAACGTGCCTGATGTCCTGGGTATTTCCCATGATGCATTCTGCCCTGACTCGTCATGCGAGCGGGCACAGGGTGGTGAAATGGGCACAGTGCCCTGTGAACATCAGTTGGACCTGTTAGTA GACGTGATAGACTTCCTGTCTCCAGATAACACGGAAG TATCTGAGGAGAGCTACAACGAGGCAGCTAGAACCCTTCTGGCCATCGGCAACCTCACCCACCTGTCTCAGGCGGCTGAGGCCTTCACTGCCGGAGCAGATGATATCATCACGGAAGAACGTTCCAATGAGGACCAACTGTACCAGATGACACCACAGCCCACTGACCAATCACAAACTAGCACCATTCCTTCTGAATCCTTTAGGGTCACTGAGGCATCACGAATCGCTGAGGATTCTGTACCTGTTGCCTCGTCAACAACAGCCTCTGTCCCTGTCACCACGACAACAGCCTCTATCCCAGGCTCCAAAATAACAGCCTGTGTCATAATTACCATGGCAACAGCCTCAGTCCCAGTCACCACGACAACATCTTCTCCTCCAGTCACCTTGACAACAACGGCATCTGTCCCAGTGCCTCAGAGCAGTGATACGCCCACTCTAGAAACTCCACCCATAGAGGAGGGGCCTCTCAGACAGATGGAGGGGACTGATATTGGACACGCCTCCAAGATGGAATCAGGTTCTGAAGTGTCAGAGGGCTCAGAGCAACAGACAACCTCACAGAGCAGGAGGAGCCACTTCCCTAAGGTCAAACCCAACCTGGGACGGGCTGCCAGGACCACACAACCCAAACAGACGACCACCACACTGTCAGAATCACCACAGACTACCACCACACTCTCTGAACCACCACTTGAGCCTATGCTGAATATCACCACAACCTCAGAACCACAGCCTACCATGCATATCACCACAGAACCACCACTGCCTACTGAGAGTATTAACACAGAGTCAGAAACACAGCCCAAACAGAGAACTACCACACACTCAAAACCACAAACCACCACCACACACTCCAAGCACCAGCCCACCACAAATATTATCCCACACTCAGAACCACTGCCCATTCAGAAAACCAGAATAGCGTATTCAAAATCACAGCCTACATTGAATACCACCACAAACACACTCTCAAAACAACAATCTACACAGAGTACCACCAAACTCTCACAACCACAGCCCACCCCGAGCCTTGATCAGCCAAGTCCAGTTACATTCATGCCCATagtcccagagtcacctctgacGTCATCAGAAGAGGTGAAAGGTCACGATGGCCGTAAGGGAAATACTTCCCTCAGTGCTGGAGGGTCCCAGTCAGGGACATCAGACTCAGACCAGCCCAAACAGACAGGTCCTCTAACCCGTAGGGCCCGTTTACCTAAACCCAAACCCAACTTGGGTCTCACCGCCAAAGCCGCTACGCGCTCTGCAGTCCAGGTACCAGAAAGCAGGCCAAGCCCTGAAGTCCAGACACCAGAGGAAGCTGATGAGGTTCCCATGGAAATACAACAGATCCACCAAGTCGTCCCCCTTTGTGACATCATCGATACTACCCAG GAGGAAATACAACAGATTCACCAAGTCATCCCTCATCCACCCATAGAGGGGCCTCTCAAACAGAGGGAGGGGACTGATATTGGACACGCGTCTCAGGTGGAATCAGGTTCTGAAGTGTCAGAGGACTCAGAGCAACAGACAACCTCACAGACCAGGAGCCACTTCCCTAAGGTCAAACCCAATCTGGGATGGGCTGCCAGGACCACACAACCCAAACAGACTACCACCACACTGTCAGAACCACCACTAGATTCTATGCTGAATATCATCACAACCTCAGAACCACAGCCTTCCATGATTATCACCATAGAGCCACCACTGCCTACTGAGAGTATTAACACAGAGTCAGAAACACAGCCCAAACAGAGAACTACCACACACTCAAAATCACAACCCACCACAAATATCATCCCACACTCAGGACCACAGCCCAGTCAGAGAACCAGAGTAGCGCATTCAAAACCACAGCCTACATTGAATACCACCACACAGTCAGAACCACTCCAGCCCACACTAAATTCCACCACAAACACACTCTCAAAACAACAATCAACACAGAGTACCAGCAAACTCTCACAACCACATCCCACCTCAAGCCTTGAGCAGCCAGGTCCAGTTACACTCAGACCCAGAGTCCTAGGGTCACCTCTGAGGTCATCAGGAGAGGTGAAAGGTCACGATTGCTTCAAGGAAAATACTTCCTCTTCCCTCAGTGCTGGAGG GTCCCAGTCAGGGACATCAGACTCAGACCAGCCCAAACAGACAGGTCCTCTAACCCGTAGGGCCCGTTTACCTAAACCCAAACCCAACTTGGGTTGCACCACCAAAGCCACTACACGCTCTGCAGTCCAGGTACCAGAAAGCAGCCCAAGCCCTGAAGTCCAGACACCAGAGGAAGCTGATGAGGTTCCCATTGAAATACAACAGATCCACCAAGTCTTCCCCCTTTGTGACATCATCGATACTACCCAG GAGGAAATACAACAGATTCACCAAGTCATCCCTCATCCACCCATAGAGGGGCCtctcagacagagggaggggactGATATTGGACACGCCTCTCAGGTAGAATCAGGTTCTGAAGTGTCAGAGGGCTCAGAGCAACAGACAACCTCACAGACCAGGAGGAGCCACTTCCCTAAGGTCAAACCCAACCTGGGACGGGCTGCTAGGACCACACAAACCAAACACCAACAGACTACCACCACACTGTCAGAACCACCACAGACTACCACCACACTCTCAGAACCACAGCCCATTCAGAGAACCAGAGTAGCGCATTCAAAACCACAGCCTGCATTGAATACCACCACACAGTCAGAACCACTCCAGCCCACACTAAATTCCACCACAAACACACTCTCAAAACAACAATCCACACAGAATACCACCATACTCTCACAACCACAGCCCACCTCAAGCCTTGAGCAGCCAGGTCCAGTTACACTCACACCCATAGTCTCAGAGTCACCTCTGACGTCATCAGAAGAGGTGAAAGGTCACGATGGCCGTAAGGGAAATACTTCCCTCAGTGCTGGAGGGTCCCAGTCAGGGACATCAGACTCAGACCAGCCCAAACAGACAGGTCCTCTAACCCGTAGGGCCCGTTTACCTAAACCCAAACCCAACTTGGGTCTCACCGCCAGAGCCGCTACGCGCTTTGCAGTCCAGGTACCAGAAAGCAGGCCAAGCCCTGAAATCCAGACACCAGAGGAAGCTGTTGAGGTTCCCATGGAAATCCCACAGATCCACCAAGTCTCCCCCCTTTGTGACATCATCGATACGACCCAG GAGGAAATGGAACAGATTCACCAAGTCATCCCTCTTACTGACGTCATTGATTCTACCCAG GGCGATATGTCTGTCTTTACGGAGGGAAGCATTTTCTCGCAACAAAGTGATGCTGTCTTCATACAGCACTCAGAAACGTCTGTGTCGACTGCTCCGTTGGACCAGGCCCAGTCAGACCCGGATGAGCCTATATTCATCCTCTCCCTGACTGAAATCCCAGTGCTCCCCACAGGGGAGGAGAGTGGCTGCACATCCCAGACCCTCTCTGAGCCTTTCCTTTTTCTACCAGACGCAGGCGCTCAACTGCAGCAGAG caGTGATATTGTTGCCCCCGGAGGTGGTTTGGAGAAAGGGAATGCTGGTGTCCTCTGTGAAGTCCCTGAGCCTATGTCAGTGGATGAGGTCCTTCCTCAACCCTCATACACCAGTATCAAGGAAGTGGAGTCTGGCTCCACGGCGGGTCCAGTAGGTGTGTGTGCCTCGGCCAAACCCTCAGAAGACTCCATGGCTGATGCAGAGACTAGTGAGGACACGCATCCTCCTAAGAAGAGGAAagcgccagagagagacaggagag TAGACAAACTGCAGGTGAGACCTAACACTGCAGTAAGGAAACAGACCAGTTGTTCGGCCCCTGCCAAGGAGGCTGTGTCACCCATTACCCCAGACCAGACACCCTCTTTGACCACTACCACCCTAGACACTTACCACCCCACTGCCTCCAGTCCCCTGGCCCAGCCAGGCCCCTCCGTCACGGGAACTGCATCACGACAGGGGGTGGCTGATGAGCCACAGCAGGGGACTGTGGGCTGTTTCGATCGTACAGAGACCGAGCACAAGCCGACTGGAGGGGAGGACAATAGTTCAGGGGCGGAGTCTCAGGCTGCCCGTCAAATTACACCGCTGGCTATGAGTGGCCCCTTGAGCAG GCCTGGTAGGAGACCCAGAGGATTCCTGTCTTTCATGTCCAATAAGAACACCTCCCCTGTAGCTGCCCCCCCCCGAGGTACCAGAGCAGCCGCTCGGAGGCCCCAGGTCAACACCACCCGCCCAGGGGGGAAACGGGCTGCTCCTGCACCTTCCACCACAACCAGAACCATGCCTTCACCTTCCATAATGCATTACACCACCACCCCCACTAGGGCCACCAGAACCACCACTAAGCCAGATTTTTCCGCCAGGGTGACTCAGGAAAAACCCTCTGATGCCCTGGCCTTACACTCAGACCCACAGCCCAGTACTTCCCTGTGTACTACAGATACTGAG tcCTTTCAGGTGCCAGCCGCCCAGCCCAGTGCGTCTCCCTGTGTGGACAGTGGTTCAGCAGACGAGGAACCCATCAACGTGTCCCAGTACTTCTTCAGTGACATCTTCACCGAGGTCGAGGAGAATGAGGGATGA